The following proteins are co-located in the Wenzhouxiangella marina genome:
- the hisB gene encoding bifunctional histidinol-phosphatase/imidazoleglycerol-phosphate dehydratase HisB: MSTRKILFIDRDGCLIEEPADEQIDSYEKFRLMPGVIPALLELKAAGYRFVMVSNQDGLGTESFPTEQFEGPQTLLLQILESQGIVFDAIHIDPTRPEDQAPTRKPGVGMLLDYLRDPGMDRELSAVIGDRETDLQLAANMGIKGLRVGPEGQPWDRVAAELLSTPRRARVERGTRETRITVAVNLDQTQPVTIGTGIGFFDHMLEQIAAHAGFSLSLDCQGDLHVDEHHTVEDCALALGEALDRALGDRAGIGRYGFVLPMDESLARVAIDLSGRPAFVLDGTFPRESVGGLHTEMVSHFFASLAQALRCAIHIELRGENTHHMVEACFKGVGRALRPALARGQAGIPSTKGML, encoded by the coding sequence ATGAGTACCCGAAAGATCCTGTTCATCGATCGCGATGGCTGCCTGATCGAAGAACCGGCCGACGAGCAGATCGACAGCTACGAGAAATTCCGCCTGATGCCGGGCGTGATCCCCGCCCTGCTCGAGCTCAAGGCCGCCGGCTACCGCTTCGTGATGGTCTCCAATCAGGATGGCCTGGGCACCGAGTCCTTCCCGACCGAGCAGTTCGAGGGACCGCAGACGCTGCTGCTCCAGATTCTCGAGTCTCAGGGCATCGTCTTCGACGCCATCCACATCGATCCGACCCGCCCCGAGGACCAGGCTCCGACCCGCAAGCCGGGCGTCGGCATGCTCCTCGACTACCTCAGGGACCCTGGCATGGACCGCGAGCTCTCGGCCGTGATCGGCGATCGCGAGACCGACCTGCAGCTGGCTGCCAACATGGGCATCAAGGGGCTGCGCGTGGGTCCCGAGGGCCAGCCCTGGGATCGCGTCGCGGCCGAACTGCTGTCCACGCCTCGCCGGGCCCGGGTCGAGCGGGGCACGCGCGAAACCCGCATCACCGTCGCGGTCAACCTGGATCAGACCCAGCCGGTCACGATCGGCACCGGCATCGGCTTCTTCGACCACATGCTCGAACAGATCGCCGCGCACGCCGGTTTCAGCCTGTCTCTCGACTGCCAGGGTGACCTGCACGTCGACGAGCACCACACGGTCGAGGACTGCGCCCTGGCCCTCGGCGAAGCCCTCGATCGGGCCCTGGGCGACCGTGCCGGCATCGGCCGCTACGGTTTCGTCCTGCCGATGGACGAGTCCCTGGCCCGTGTGGCCATCGACCTGTCCGGGCGGCCCGCCTTCGTCCTCGATGGCACCTTCCCGCGCGAGTCCGTTGGCGGCCTGCACACGGAAATGGTCAGCCACTTCTTCGCCTCGCTGGCCCAGGCCCTGCGCTGCGCCATCCACATCGAGCTGCGCGGTGAGAACACGCATCACATGGTCGAGGCCTGCTTCAAGGGTGTCGGCCGGGCGCTGCGACCCGCGCTGGCTCGAGGCCAGGCCGGCATCCCGTCGACCAAGGGCATGCTCTGA
- the hisF gene encoding imidazole glycerol phosphate synthase subunit HisF, giving the protein MVAVRLIPCLDVREGRVVKGVRFRDHRDMGDIVDLAERYRDAGADELVFYDITASPQGRSVDVGWVERVAEAIDIPFCVAGGIRDVVTARAVLHAGADKISVNSPALERPELISELAEAFGSQCVVVGIDSIREGETLRVRQYTGDPDNMVDPRRDTAHWVDEVQRLGAGEIVLNCMDADGVRTGYDLPQLQAMRQRCQVPLIASGGAGAREHFLDVFREADVDGALAATVFHSGQIAIPELKAWLAEQGIDVRQ; this is encoded by the coding sequence ATGGTCGCAGTAAGGCTCATCCCCTGCCTGGACGTCCGCGAGGGCCGCGTCGTCAAGGGCGTGCGCTTTCGCGACCATCGCGACATGGGCGACATCGTCGACCTGGCCGAGCGCTACCGCGACGCCGGGGCCGACGAACTGGTGTTCTACGACATCACGGCCAGCCCCCAGGGTCGCAGCGTCGACGTGGGCTGGGTCGAGCGCGTTGCCGAAGCCATCGACATCCCCTTCTGCGTGGCCGGCGGCATCCGGGACGTGGTCACCGCCCGTGCGGTGCTGCACGCCGGGGCCGACAAGATCTCGGTCAATTCACCGGCCCTGGAACGGCCCGAACTGATCAGCGAACTGGCCGAGGCCTTCGGCTCGCAGTGCGTCGTCGTCGGCATCGATTCGATCCGCGAGGGCGAGACCCTGCGCGTTCGCCAGTACACCGGCGACCCGGACAATATGGTCGATCCGCGGCGCGACACGGCGCACTGGGTCGACGAAGTCCAGCGCCTGGGTGCCGGCGAGATCGTCCTCAACTGCATGGACGCCGACGGCGTGCGCACCGGCTACGACCTGCCCCAGCTCCAGGCCATGCGCCAGCGCTGCCAGGTGCCATTGATCGCCTCCGGTGGCGCCGGGGCCCGCGAGCACTTCCTGGACGTCTTTCGCGAGGCCGACGTCGATGGCGCCCTGGCCGCCACCGTCTTCCACTCCGGCCAGATCGCCATCCCCGAACTCAAGGCCTGGCTGGCCGAGCAGGGCATCGACGTTCGCCAGTAA
- the hisH gene encoding imidazole glycerol phosphate synthase subunit HisH has product MKLAVIDSGGANLGSVLHALHRLGVTAELSSDPERIASADRVILPGVGSARSAMQALASAGLVDAIRALEQPVLGICLGLQLMFEHSEEGDCDCLGLIPGRVRRLEVAPHERLPHMGWNQLQWTRPTDPLARGLDGQEWFYFVHSYAAPIDHAVAISEHGRPFAAVVRHRNFAACQFHPEKSAGAGARLLANFLEAPA; this is encoded by the coding sequence ATGAAGCTCGCCGTCATCGACTCCGGCGGCGCCAACCTCGGCTCCGTGCTGCATGCCCTGCACCGCCTGGGCGTGACGGCCGAGCTCAGCTCCGACCCCGAGCGCATCGCGTCGGCCGATCGCGTGATCCTGCCCGGCGTCGGCTCCGCTCGCTCGGCGATGCAGGCCCTGGCATCGGCGGGCCTGGTCGACGCGATCCGCGCCCTCGAGCAGCCGGTGCTGGGCATCTGTCTGGGGCTTCAGCTGATGTTCGAGCATTCCGAGGAAGGCGATTGCGACTGCCTGGGCCTGATCCCCGGCCGAGTGCGCCGACTCGAGGTCGCCCCGCACGAGCGACTGCCCCATATGGGCTGGAACCAATTGCAGTGGACGCGACCGACCGATCCGCTGGCCCGGGGCCTCGACGGCCAGGAGTGGTTCTACTTCGTGCACAGCTACGCGGCCCCCATCGATCATGCGGTGGCCATCAGCGAGCACGGTCGGCCCTTCGCGGCTGTCGTTCGCCATCGCAATTTCGCCGCCTGCCAGTTCCATCCGGAAAAGTCGGCCGGCGCCGGCGCGCGCCTGCTGGCCAATTTCCTCGAGGCACCGGCATGA
- a CDS encoding lipocalin family protein: MKRLPLLFLILGLAACASHPPLETVERVDLDRYMGQWYVIANIPYFGERGNLAGRAIYRPREDGRMDDIYLYKEDRLDEEDQRMEGIAWVVDETSQARWKVRFYWPFTFDYYIVELDPDYQWVIVGHPSRDYAWIMAREARLPDGLYEELLGRLDEHGFDSSQLRKVVQYPDQLGQPGFQ, translated from the coding sequence ATGAAGCGTTTACCCCTGCTGTTCCTGATTCTGGGCTTGGCGGCCTGTGCCAGCCATCCACCGCTCGAGACCGTCGAACGCGTCGACCTGGATCGCTACATGGGCCAGTGGTACGTCATTGCGAACATTCCCTATTTCGGCGAGCGCGGAAATCTTGCCGGGCGGGCCATCTATCGGCCTCGCGAGGATGGGCGCATGGACGATATCTACCTGTACAAGGAGGATCGCCTGGACGAGGAGGATCAGCGCATGGAAGGCATCGCCTGGGTGGTCGATGAAACCAGTCAGGCGCGCTGGAAGGTTCGCTTCTACTGGCCCTTCACCTTCGACTACTACATCGTCGAACTCGATCCCGACTACCAATGGGTGATCGTGGGGCATCCTTCACGAGACTACGCCTGGATCATGGCGCGTGAGGCGCGCCTGCCCGATGGACTCTACGAGGAGCTGCTCGGGCGTCTGGACGAGCACGGCTTCGACTCCTCGCAGCTGCGCAAGGTCGTCCAGTATCCCGATCAGCTCGGTCAGCCCGGTTTCCAATAG
- the hisC gene encoding histidinol-phosphate transaminase, which produces MANESMSDPILDLARPEVLALQPYASARALADSAGILLNANESPWAPDGDEGQQLNRYPDPQPPELRRRLAERYDVPEARLLITRGSDEGIDLLIRAFCRADQDPVIVCPPCFGMYALSARIQGAPVKAVPLIDDGAQWRLDEDGLRAALPARLVFLCSPNNPTGNEISSATVESLCRSILGQGLVVVDEAYIEFSEAESMSRLIDRHPNLVILRTLSKAYALAGCRLGSLIADTRVIGLLRRIIAPYPLPTPSVRAGLTALAGPDRLERQLSELAEQKKRLVAGLERLPGIQRLWPGQANFVLIRVADAEALIARAAEAGIRLRNQSAQPGLDNCVRITIGSAEETTRLLDFLESTHAQEPVQ; this is translated from the coding sequence ATGGCTAACGAATCGATGTCCGATCCGATCCTCGATCTGGCCCGGCCGGAAGTGCTTGCGCTGCAGCCCTACGCCTCCGCGCGTGCCCTGGCCGACAGCGCCGGCATCCTGCTCAACGCCAACGAAAGCCCCTGGGCACCGGATGGCGATGAGGGGCAACAGCTCAACCGCTACCCGGACCCGCAGCCGCCCGAGCTCCGACGGCGTCTCGCCGAGCGCTACGACGTGCCGGAAGCGCGCCTGCTGATCACCCGCGGCAGCGACGAAGGCATCGACCTGCTGATCCGGGCCTTCTGTCGCGCGGATCAGGATCCGGTCATCGTCTGCCCGCCCTGTTTCGGCATGTACGCCCTGTCGGCCCGGATCCAGGGCGCGCCGGTCAAGGCCGTGCCGCTGATCGACGACGGAGCGCAGTGGCGCCTGGACGAGGACGGACTGCGCGCCGCCCTCCCCGCCCGCCTGGTCTTTCTCTGCTCGCCCAACAATCCGACCGGCAACGAGATTTCCTCGGCGACCGTCGAATCGCTTTGCCGCTCCATTCTCGGCCAGGGTCTGGTGGTGGTTGACGAGGCCTACATCGAATTCAGCGAAGCCGAGTCCATGAGCCGCCTGATCGATCGGCATCCCAACCTGGTCATCCTGCGCACCCTCTCGAAAGCCTATGCCCTGGCGGGCTGCCGCCTGGGCAGCCTGATCGCCGACACGAGGGTGATCGGCCTGCTGCGGCGGATCATCGCGCCCTACCCGCTGCCGACACCGTCCGTGCGCGCCGGCCTGACCGCCCTGGCGGGGCCGGACCGGCTCGAGCGCCAGCTGAGCGAACTGGCCGAACAGAAAAAGCGCCTGGTTGCCGGTCTCGAGCGCCTGCCGGGCATCCAGCGCCTGTGGCCGGGCCAGGCCAACTTCGTCCTGATCCGGGTGGCCGACGCGGAGGCACTCATCGCGCGGGCCGCCGAAGCCGGCATTCGCCTGCGCAATCAATCGGCGCAGCCGGGCCTGGACAACTGCGTTCGCATCACCATCGGCAGCGCGGAGGAAACGACCCGCCTGCTCGACTTTCTCGAATCCACTCATGCTCAGGAGCCTGTTCAATGA
- the hisA gene encoding 1-(5-phosphoribosyl)-5-[(5-phosphoribosylamino)methylideneamino]imidazole-4-carboxamide isomerase has translation MILIPAIDLRHGNVVRLSQGDYDRETRYEEDPLALAERYALAGAKWLHLVDLDGARSGDDSNLDLIAVLCRSLDIPVQTGGGVRNEQDLKRRLDLGARRVVIGSLCVREPDTVCQWIERLGPEAIVAGLDVSRGLDGQWFPRAAGWTEAGNTDLFSLLDRFVDAGLKHVLCTDIERDGMLNGPSLALYEAIVERFPSIQLQASGGIGRTADLEAVARTGAAGCIVGRALLEGRVDLTDIGRWSQ, from the coding sequence ATGATCTTAATTCCTGCCATCGATCTTCGCCATGGCAACGTCGTGCGCCTGTCCCAGGGCGACTACGATCGAGAAACCCGCTACGAGGAGGATCCCCTGGCGCTGGCCGAGCGCTACGCCCTGGCCGGCGCGAAGTGGCTGCACCTGGTCGATCTCGACGGGGCGCGCTCCGGTGACGACAGCAACCTGGACCTGATCGCCGTGCTGTGTCGTTCCCTCGACATTCCGGTGCAGACCGGTGGCGGCGTACGCAACGAGCAGGACCTGAAGCGGCGCCTCGACCTTGGCGCACGCCGGGTCGTCATCGGCAGCCTCTGCGTGCGCGAACCGGACACCGTCTGCCAGTGGATCGAACGCCTGGGCCCGGAAGCGATCGTCGCCGGACTCGACGTCAGCCGCGGCCTGGACGGCCAGTGGTTTCCGCGTGCGGCGGGCTGGACCGAGGCCGGCAACACGGACCTGTTCAGCCTCCTCGACCGCTTCGTCGACGCCGGACTGAAGCACGTCCTGTGCACGGACATCGAGCGCGACGGCATGCTCAACGGCCCATCGCTCGCGCTCTACGAAGCCATCGTCGAACGCTTCCCTTCGATCCAGCTCCAGGCCTCCGGGGGCATCGGCCGCACGGCGGATCTCGAAGCCGTGGCCCGAACCGGCGCGGCCGGTTGCATCGTCGGCCGGGCCCTGCTGGAAGGCCGCGTGGACCTGACGGATATCGGCCGATGGTCGCAGTAA
- a CDS encoding YerC/YecD family TrpR-related protein translates to MKQLDPEHTKANRAARSSLAEAFLAMRTPDECRALLKDLTTPAELEALVDRWRVVRLLDQGLPYREIHDLTGVSVTTIGRVARFLEDGNGGYSLALQRLKT, encoded by the coding sequence ATGAAACAACTCGACCCCGAACACACCAAGGCCAACCGCGCCGCCCGATCCAGCCTCGCCGAGGCCTTCCTGGCCATGCGGACGCCCGACGAATGCCGCGCCCTGCTGAAGGATCTGACCACGCCGGCCGAACTGGAAGCCCTGGTCGATCGCTGGCGGGTCGTCCGTCTGCTGGATCAGGGCCTGCCCTACCGGGAGATTCACGACCTGACCGGCGTCAGCGTGACCACCATCGGCCGCGTGGCTCGCTTCCTGGAGGACGGGAACGGGGGTTACTCACTCGCACTGCAACGACTCAAGACATGA
- the glmS gene encoding glutamine--fructose-6-phosphate transaminase (isomerizing), with protein MCGIVAANAERNIIPILLDGLKRLEYRGYDSAGLACLTEDGELYDHTEVGKVAKMAAGLPAELSSHLGIAHTRWATHGAPSRENAHPHLSGQRVAVVHNGIIENFSELRQQLQDRGYEFSSETDSEVIAHLIDHELTAHASPLQAIRQALKQLDGAYAIAVILHDYPDRIFGARQGSPLVVGVGVGENFLASDAAALVPVTQQMMFLEDGDLVELKRAEARVIRMDGESVERPVRISSLPSDSADRGRYRHFMEKEIHEQPEAIATTLNAHLDGTRICPSLDPELLGRVRAIHILACGTSYHAGLVARYWIERLARVPVSVEIASEYRYREPAIPEDTLLIAISQSGETADTLAALERAEHAGYLSTLGICNVPESALTRQCENVLMTRAGLEIGVASTKAFTTQLTVLLLFAAALAKAREADPGMIRQVLEDLGQASQQAREVLAMDGEVQQVAEEIASKAHALFLGRGPEYPIAMEGALKLKEISYIHAEAYAAGELKHGPLALVDDTLPVIVPASSNPLLTKLISNLQEVRARGGMLYVFADRGVSLAPAPGIRMIRVPAPHSIISPIIQVLPLQFLAYHVGVLKGTDVDQPRNLAKSVTVE; from the coding sequence TCAAGCGCCTGGAGTACCGGGGCTACGACTCGGCCGGACTGGCCTGCCTGACCGAGGACGGCGAGCTCTACGACCACACCGAAGTCGGCAAGGTGGCCAAGATGGCTGCAGGCCTGCCCGCCGAACTGAGCAGCCATCTGGGCATCGCGCATACCCGTTGGGCGACCCATGGCGCGCCTTCGCGCGAAAATGCCCACCCGCACCTGTCCGGCCAGCGCGTCGCCGTGGTGCACAACGGCATCATCGAGAATTTCAGCGAACTGCGACAGCAACTCCAGGATCGAGGCTACGAATTCAGCTCGGAAACCGACAGCGAAGTCATCGCCCATCTCATCGATCACGAGCTGACCGCGCACGCCTCGCCTCTGCAGGCCATTCGCCAGGCGCTCAAGCAGCTCGACGGAGCCTATGCGATCGCGGTGATCCTGCACGACTATCCGGACCGGATCTTCGGTGCCCGTCAGGGCAGCCCCCTGGTCGTGGGCGTCGGTGTCGGCGAGAACTTCCTCGCTTCGGATGCCGCGGCGCTGGTGCCCGTCACCCAGCAGATGATGTTTCTCGAGGATGGTGATCTGGTCGAGCTGAAGCGAGCCGAGGCACGCGTCATCCGCATGGATGGAGAGTCCGTCGAGCGCCCGGTGCGAATTTCCAGCCTGCCCTCCGACAGCGCCGATCGTGGCCGCTACCGGCATTTCATGGAAAAGGAAATCCACGAACAGCCGGAAGCGATCGCCACCACCCTGAATGCCCACCTGGATGGCACCCGGATCTGCCCCAGCCTCGACCCGGAACTGCTGGGCCGGGTTCGTGCCATCCATATCCTGGCCTGCGGGACCAGCTACCACGCCGGCCTGGTGGCGCGCTACTGGATCGAACGTCTGGCGCGCGTTCCGGTCAGCGTGGAGATCGCCAGCGAATACCGTTATCGCGAACCCGCGATTCCGGAAGACACCCTGCTGATCGCGATTTCCCAATCCGGGGAAACCGCGGACACCCTGGCCGCCCTGGAACGCGCCGAGCACGCCGGTTATCTCTCCACGCTCGGCATCTGCAACGTGCCCGAAAGCGCCCTCACGCGGCAGTGCGAGAACGTTCTGATGACCCGGGCGGGCCTCGAGATCGGGGTCGCCTCGACCAAGGCCTTCACCACCCAGCTGACCGTGCTGCTGCTGTTCGCCGCCGCCCTGGCAAAGGCCCGCGAGGCCGACCCGGGGATGATTCGTCAGGTTCTCGAAGACCTGGGCCAGGCTTCCCAGCAGGCGCGGGAAGTGCTGGCCATGGACGGCGAGGTCCAGCAGGTCGCCGAAGAGATCGCCTCCAAGGCACACGCCCTGTTCCTGGGCCGGGGTCCCGAGTATCCGATCGCGATGGAAGGGGCGCTGAAGCTGAAGGAGATTTCCTACATCCACGCGGAGGCCTACGCTGCCGGCGAGCTGAAGCATGGACCGCTGGCGCTGGTCGACGACACCCTGCCGGTCATCGTGCCCGCTTCGAGCAATCCCCTGCTGACCAAGCTGATCTCCAATCTGCAGGAAGTGCGGGCACGCGGCGGGATGCTCTACGTGTTCGCGGACCGAGGCGTCAGCCTGGCGCCGGCGCCGGGCATCCGGATGATCCGGGTGCCGGCGCCCCACTCGATCATTTCCCCGATCATTCAGGTGCTGCCACTGCAGTTCCTGGCCTACCACGTGGGGGTTCTCAAGGGGACCGACGTGGACCAGCCGCGCAACCTGGCCAAATCGGTCACGGTGGAATAG
- the hisD gene encoding histidinol dehydrogenase has translation MRIIDASTLDDAGLLQLLARPSMEADIELRRTVADILARVRRDGDAALLDYGRRFDGREPESLLASPESLASAATELDEDLLQAIDTAIGTVRRFHAAGKPSDISVETAPGVRCQARWRPLDPVGLYVPAGTAPLPSTAIMLGVPARLAGCRRIVLATPPGADGRADAAVRAIAHRLDIDTVLVAGGAQAVAAMAYGTESVPRVAKIFGPGNRFVAEAKRQVAESADGAAMDLPAGPSEVLVLADDSANPEFVAIDLLSQAEHGPDSQAFLITTSRELAEATDRALEALLERLPRADIARQAMGHGAAIVVPDLEQAVRISNAYAPEHLIIACRDAEGLCEEIDSAGSVFLGHYTPESLGDYISGTNHVLPTAGWARSEAGLSVADFMRRMTVQQATPDGLRTLGPPGARLAAHEGLDAHRLAIQLRLDALDQANG, from the coding sequence ATGAGGATCATCGACGCCAGCACCCTCGACGACGCCGGCCTGCTGCAGCTGCTGGCGCGTCCGAGCATGGAAGCGGACATTGAATTGCGCCGGACCGTGGCCGACATCCTGGCCCGCGTCCGCCGCGATGGCGACGCCGCGCTGCTCGACTACGGGCGCCGCTTCGACGGGCGCGAACCGGAAAGCCTGCTGGCCAGCCCCGAAAGCCTGGCCAGTGCGGCCACGGAACTCGATGAGGACCTGCTCCAGGCCATCGACACGGCCATCGGCACCGTGCGCCGATTTCACGCCGCCGGCAAGCCCAGCGACATCAGCGTCGAGACGGCGCCCGGCGTGCGCTGCCAGGCCCGCTGGCGCCCCCTCGATCCGGTCGGGCTCTACGTGCCCGCGGGCACCGCGCCGCTGCCCTCCACCGCCATCATGCTCGGCGTCCCCGCGCGACTGGCGGGCTGTCGGCGCATCGTGCTGGCCACGCCACCCGGTGCCGACGGCCGGGCCGACGCGGCCGTCCGCGCCATCGCCCACCGCCTCGACATCGACACGGTACTGGTTGCCGGAGGCGCCCAGGCCGTGGCGGCCATGGCCTATGGCACCGAGTCCGTGCCCCGCGTGGCCAAGATCTTCGGGCCGGGCAATCGCTTCGTGGCCGAGGCCAAGCGCCAGGTGGCCGAGTCCGCCGATGGCGCGGCGATGGACCTGCCGGCCGGCCCCTCCGAAGTCCTGGTGCTGGCCGACGACAGCGCCAATCCGGAGTTCGTCGCCATCGACCTGTTGTCGCAGGCCGAGCACGGTCCGGACTCGCAGGCCTTCCTGATCACCACCAGCCGGGAACTGGCCGAGGCGACCGATCGCGCCCTCGAAGCCCTGCTCGAGCGACTGCCGCGCGCCGACATTGCGCGTCAGGCCATGGGCCACGGGGCCGCCATCGTGGTGCCCGATCTCGAGCAGGCCGTGCGCATCAGCAATGCCTACGCGCCCGAGCATCTGATCATCGCCTGCCGCGATGCCGAAGGCCTGTGCGAGGAGATCGACAGCGCCGGCTCGGTCTTTCTCGGTCACTACACGCCCGAGTCACTGGGTGACTACATCTCCGGCACCAATCACGTCCTGCCCACGGCGGGCTGGGCGCGCTCCGAAGCGGGCCTGTCGGTGGCCGATTTCATGCGCCGCATGACCGTGCAGCAGGCCACACCCGACGGCCTGCGGACCCTCGGGCCGCCCGGGGCCCGCCTGGCCGCCCACGAGGGCCTGGACGCCCACCGCCTCGCCATCCAACTGCGCCTCGATGCCCTGGACCAGGCCAATGGCTAA
- a CDS encoding DMT family transporter, translating into MPLAHYLLLLSICLLWAGNFIAAAWAVRSFEPITFTVVRFALVLLLLLPLLRRPPRDQWLRLLACCWSMGAIHFGLVFLALGRSADVSSIALLMQIYIPLSTLLAVIFLGERIGWRSVAGISLAFTGVLIMGLDPLVLSQLDVLALVMASALSLAVGTILMRGLKGVGVLNFQAWNAALSVLPMAVVALVIESPLERLPTTLAEPLAWVAVIYSAIAASIIGHGGFYWLIQRHEVQRITPHLLLVPLLAVLLGILVWGDRPGARLLIGGGLILAGVLWISLRARWRRRPAPRPEVN; encoded by the coding sequence ATGCCCCTGGCTCACTATCTGCTGCTACTGTCGATCTGCCTGCTCTGGGCGGGCAATTTCATCGCTGCGGCCTGGGCGGTGAGGAGCTTCGAGCCGATCACCTTCACGGTGGTGCGCTTCGCTCTGGTGCTGTTGCTTCTGCTTCCGCTCCTCCGACGACCACCTCGGGATCAGTGGCTGCGACTGCTGGCTTGCTGCTGGAGCATGGGCGCCATTCACTTCGGCCTGGTCTTTCTGGCCCTGGGTCGCTCGGCGGACGTGTCCTCGATCGCGCTGCTGATGCAGATCTACATCCCCTTGTCGACGCTGCTGGCCGTGATCTTCCTCGGCGAGCGCATCGGCTGGCGCAGCGTCGCGGGGATCAGCCTGGCCTTTACCGGAGTGCTCATCATGGGCCTCGACCCGCTGGTGCTGTCTCAGCTCGACGTCCTCGCCCTGGTGATGGCCTCCGCGCTCAGCCTGGCCGTGGGCACGATTCTGATGCGGGGGCTCAAGGGCGTCGGCGTGCTCAACTTCCAGGCCTGGAACGCCGCGCTGAGCGTCCTGCCGATGGCGGTTGTGGCCCTGGTGATCGAGTCGCCGCTCGAGCGGCTACCGACCACGCTCGCGGAACCGCTGGCCTGGGTGGCCGTCATCTACTCCGCGATCGCCGCCTCGATCATCGGCCATGGCGGCTTCTACTGGCTGATCCAGCGGCACGAAGTGCAGCGCATCACACCGCATCTGCTGCTCGTCCCCTTGCTGGCGGTGCTGCTGGGCATCCTGGTCTGGGGTGACCGACCCGGAGCAAGGCTGCTGATCGGCGGCGGACTGATTCTGGCCGGCGTCCTGTGGATCAGTCTGCGAGCACGCTGGCGACGGCGTCCGGCGCCCCGACCCGAGGTCAATTGA
- the hisG gene encoding ATP phosphoribosyltransferase: MTRLKIAIQKSGRLADRSLSLLERSGLSFARSKDKLFWYGRNLPVDLLLVRDDDIPRLLLEGVCQLGIVGENVAMEKLLESRQRRPGAELESLLKLEFGDCRLMLAIPEDQVFTGVNMLAGKRLATSYPCLTRQYLERHGVEADIVTLNGAVEIAPSLGTADAIVDLVSTGTTLRANHLKAVDEVLSSQAALYRSPAALDDEAERLLAKLLTRIQGVQQAAETKYVMLHAPRDRLADISAMLPGAESPTVLSLEGQPDRVAVHAVCTEQVFWEHLEELKRAGASAVLVLPVEKMLA, encoded by the coding sequence ATGACCCGACTCAAGATCGCCATTCAGAAATCCGGTCGCCTCGCCGACCGCTCCCTGTCCCTGCTCGAACGCTCGGGCTTGAGCTTCGCCCGCTCCAAGGACAAGCTGTTCTGGTACGGGCGCAACCTGCCCGTCGACCTGCTGCTGGTCCGTGACGACGACATTCCCCGGCTACTGCTCGAGGGCGTCTGCCAGCTCGGCATCGTGGGCGAGAACGTGGCCATGGAAAAGCTGCTGGAAAGCCGCCAGCGCCGGCCCGGCGCCGAACTGGAATCCCTCCTCAAGCTCGAGTTCGGCGACTGTCGCCTGATGCTGGCGATTCCCGAAGATCAGGTGTTCACCGGCGTGAACATGCTGGCCGGCAAGCGCCTGGCCACCAGCTACCCCTGCCTGACCCGGCAGTACCTGGAGCGCCACGGGGTGGAAGCGGACATCGTGACCCTCAATGGGGCCGTCGAGATCGCCCCCAGCCTGGGCACGGCCGATGCCATCGTCGATCTGGTCTCGACGGGCACGACCCTGCGCGCCAACCACCTCAAGGCCGTCGACGAGGTGCTCAGCTCCCAGGCTGCCCTGTATCGGAGCCCTGCCGCACTGGATGACGAGGCCGAGCGTCTGCTCGCCAAGCTACTGACCCGCATCCAGGGCGTCCAGCAGGCCGCCGAAACCAAGTACGTCATGCTGCACGCGCCGCGCGACCGCCTGGCCGACATCTCGGCCATGCTCCCCGGGGCCGAATCCCCGACCGTGCTCAGCCTGGAAGGCCAGCCGGACCGGGTCGCGGTCCACGCGGTCTGCACCGAACAGGTGTTCTGGGAGCACCTGGAAGAACTCAAGCGGGCCGGTGCCTCGGCCGTGCTGGTGCTGCCCGTGGAGAAGATGCTCGCATGA